One stretch of Excalfactoria chinensis isolate bCotChi1 chromosome 2, bCotChi1.hap2, whole genome shotgun sequence DNA includes these proteins:
- the TP53INP1 gene encoding tumor protein p53-inducible nuclear protein 1 isoform X3: MFQRLNNMFMGEIDGLSSQEPEFSEKEDDEWILVDFIADTCTNCTTEQDDIAETSPAGGSPVFTCLPSPLEHLPEAGESCFIQFESCPMEESWFITPPPCFTAGGLTAIKVETSPMENLLIEHPSMSVYAVHNACHSLSDTGCGDEEFCSPGSPRAKKSCLRHTGTTGGPK, encoded by the exons ATGTTCCAGAGGTTAAATAACATGTTCATGGGAGAGATTGATGGCTTGTCCAGCCAAGAGCCAGAGTTCAGTGAGAAAGAAGATGACGAGTGGATTCTAGTTGACTTCATAG CAGACACTTGCACTAACTGCACCACGGAGCAAGATGACATCGCTGAAACATCGCCTGCGGGCGGCTCACCCGTCTTCACCTGCCTGCCGTCTCCCTTGGAGCACTTGCCTGAGGCTGGAGAGTCGTGCTTCATCCAGTTTGAGTCGTGTCCCATGGAGGAGAGCTGGTTCATCACTCCTCCGCCGTGTTTCACTGCAGGTGGGCTGACTGCCATCAAAGTGGAAACCAGCCCCATGGAGAACCTCCTCATTGAGCATCCCAGCATGTCTGTTTATGCTGTCCACAATGCCTGCCACAGCCTCAGTGACACTGGATGTGGAGATGAGGAATTCTGCAGCCCGGGCAGTCCCAG
- the TP53INP1 gene encoding tumor protein p53-inducible nuclear protein 1 isoform X4, producing MFQRLNNMFMGEIDGLSSQEPEFSEKEDDEWILVDFIDTCTNCTTEQDDIAETSPAGGSPVFTCLPSPLEHLPEAGESCFIQFESCPMEESWFITPPPCFTAGGLTAIKVETSPMENLLIEHPSMSVYAVHNACHSLSDTGCGDEEFCSPGSPRAKKSCLRHTGTTGGPK from the exons ATGTTCCAGAGGTTAAATAACATGTTCATGGGAGAGATTGATGGCTTGTCCAGCCAAGAGCCAGAGTTCAGTGAGAAAGAAGATGACGAGTGGATTCTAGTTGACTTCATAG ACACTTGCACTAACTGCACCACGGAGCAAGATGACATCGCTGAAACATCGCCTGCGGGCGGCTCACCCGTCTTCACCTGCCTGCCGTCTCCCTTGGAGCACTTGCCTGAGGCTGGAGAGTCGTGCTTCATCCAGTTTGAGTCGTGTCCCATGGAGGAGAGCTGGTTCATCACTCCTCCGCCGTGTTTCACTGCAGGTGGGCTGACTGCCATCAAAGTGGAAACCAGCCCCATGGAGAACCTCCTCATTGAGCATCCCAGCATGTCTGTTTATGCTGTCCACAATGCCTGCCACAGCCTCAGTGACACTGGATGTGGAGATGAGGAATTCTGCAGCCCGGGCAGTCCCAG